From the Acidobacteriaceae bacterium genome, the window CGCAGCGCAGCTCCACACCGGCCGCTCCGCACTCGCGCTCCAGCATTGTCACAATCTGCTGTGAGGAGCCATCGCAGAACAATTGCCCCAGCGTCTTCTCGTGATACGCGATCCCGTGCCGCTCCACCATCGCGATGAACTCTGCCGGCGTGTAGCGCGCCAGCGCCGAGCGTGCAAAGTGCGGGTTCTCGCTCAGAAAACTCTCCGCGCGCGTGTGAATGTTGGTGAAGTTGCAGCGCCCGCCGCCGGAGATCAGGATCTTCCGCCCCGGCCGCTCGTTATGGTCCAGGAGAAGCACCCGCCGCGCCCGCCTGCCCGCCTCCAGCGCGGCCATCATGCCCGCGGCCCCTGCGCCGAGCACCACCACATCCACCCTGCGCTCCACCTGTCCGCTCACCTCTTTGATTCTAGGGAACTACGGCCTCGGTACGCACGCGGCCGCGCTCAAACGCATCTGAAATCACGGAGGAAGAACGTTATGAAGACCATTGCATGGCTGGCCGCTGGAATCGGAATCGGTCTCGCCGTTTATCTCATCGCAAACCCGCCCGAGCTGCAGTACGCCACGGGCTCGGACAATCTCGAGGGCGCCGCACGCAACGCCCAAGGGTGGGGAATGAAGCAGCGCGCCACCGGTCTCGGGCGCAATGTTGCCGGACGCGTGAAGGAAGGCCTCGGCAATCTCACCGGTAATCCTGACCTCGCCGACGAAGGTCTCGGGGATCGAATTGAGGGCAATGTCCGCGAGGGCGTCGGCAAGGTCGCGCAGGCAGCCGGACAAACCCTGCACGACCTCAACCGCTAACTATTGGCCGCCGGAAGCCGGAGCAGCGGCTGCCCCACTCCGCTGCTCCGCGATCTCGCCCCGCTGCTTCTGCGCATCCCGCGCCTTCGCCACCAGCTTCTTCAGCCTTCCTTCCACGTCTGAATCCGTCCCCACCATCTCTGCCGTCAGCACTCCGTCGCTATCGATCGTGAAGTAGTGCGGAATCGCCTCCACGCCAAACGCCCGCGAGAGCGAGTGGTCCGCATCGCGATACTGCAGCCAGGTCATCTCGTTCTTCTGGATAAACTGCTGCCACTTCGCTTCGTCCGAATCCCAGCTCACGCTGATGATCACCAGCGGCTCGCCCGCGAAGTCCTTCGCAATCCTCTTCACCTCCGGCAGCGCCGCATTGCACGGCCCGCACCACGTCGCCCAGAAGTCGATCAGCACCACGCGTCCGCCCATCGCATCCAGGTTGAAGCGCGTTCCATCCAGCGCCGTCACCTCAAACGCCGGCGCACGCTTCTTCAGCGAAAGCATCGGGTCCTCCGCAAAGTGCTGCGCGCGCAGCCGTGCCGGGTCCGACGGCTTTGCCAGTGCCGCGCACTGGCCGAAGCACGCCTTCGCCTCATCGATCTTGCCCAGCCGCGCCAGCACCTCGCCGTCGCGGAACATCGCCGGCAGATTCTTCGGAAAGTTCGTCAGCGCCTGCTGAAACGCCGCGTGGGCCAGCTCCAACTGGTCCTGCTTCGGCTTGTCCCCCGCCTTGTCAAGAATTGCTTCGCCTCTCCTGTACTCGGCAATCGACTTAACCGTCGGAGCCGTCGCGATGCCTTCCATCTTCTCTGCCGTCTCGATCGCGCCCTTGTAGTCGCCCTCGCTCATCTGCGCCGAATACAGTCCATCGAGGCAATCCCAGCACGCGCCGCCGGCAATCTTGTTGGCCTTGTTGAATTCGCCTTTGGCGAACTGTGGTTTCCTCGCGCGAAGCAACTGCTGCCCCTCGCGCATCGCGTCGACCCACTTCGGATTTGTCTTATACGAGTCAGCGTCCGTCGGCCCGCTAGCGGCGGTTCCACTCGAACCTTGCCCGAGAAACACCTGTGCTGAAAAAAGGAAGACGCCGGCGATAAGCAGTCTGCGTACCTGAAACATGGAGAGCTCCGTGGATTCCGCTCACCATCATCGCGGCATCTCGCCGCCGCCGCAACAAAATTTTCTCTAAATCAACTGCGGACTAGCCTGCCTTGCGCTCCTGCAGCACCTCGTCCAGCATGCCCAGCAGCGACCCGGCGCGCGAGCGCACGCTCGTCTCCTGCTGATTCAGGTTTCCTGCCAGCGCGTCATAGCGCGCGCGCAGCGCCGTCAGTTCATCGGCAATATTCAGCGCCGCCAGCACCGCCACGCGCAGCGAATCCACCGTCGTTCCCTGCGCCGACACCGCCCGCATCTTCGCGTCGACAATCCCCGCCAGCTTCTCAATGTGCGCCGCGTCGGTTCCGCGCAACTGGTACACCTGGTCGTAGATGTCCACCACCACCGCGCCGCAGTCGCGTGCAGCCTGCTCGGCCCGTGACATCTCTGCTGCCGTTCTCAACTGCTCGCTCAACGTTCGCTCCTCATCGTCTCTTGCCATCTGCCCTGCAAACAGATTCTGTGATGGCGTCGGGTTCGTTGCCGTATCTCTTGGCTCAAGCTCAGCGAGTTGCGGCATTCAGCCCTCCTCAACAGCATTTGCGGCCCCGGAAGATCTCTCAGTTACAGCAGCTCATCCATCTGCGCCAGCATCGCTTCCACGCGCTGCCGCACTTCCGCACGCTCACGCTGCATGCTCTCCAGCTCTTTCGTCGCCGAGCTCGCATTCTCTGCATGCGCGTGCATCTGTTCCTTCAGTGCAGAGAGTTCCGCCTGCGCCGCATTGCGCTCCGCCTCGGCATGCGCGCGGGCCTCACGTTCCTTCTTAATGAGCTCGACCGTCTGGAGCACCTTCTGCTCCAGTGCCTGAAACTCGTCGGCACTCACCACTGCTGTTGCCATTCCAAAACCCCCAATTCAACTCGAAGTATAGCGATTCGAAGAGTGGATTAGCGGACTCGAATTCGCAAAGGAACCTTGGTGAATCCCCTTCGGCACTCCCACGCTCGCAGCGCGAACACACGCCAGGTGCCCCATTCATCGCGGTCTCATTGCGATGAGTGGAAAACAATGCCGCCGAGGTTTACGCCCGCTGCGTTCCGCCGAGTGCTTTGAGCGCAGCCACAATCTTCTCCGACGCGCCCGTCAGTTCTTCCTCAGTCAGCGTCCGCTCGCCCGATTGGAACACCACGCGCAGCAGCAGCGAGTAGCTTCCCACCGGCACAGCCTTGCCCTTCGCATCGCGGAAGATCTCCAGTGGCCGCACGCTGCGCAGTTCTGGAATCTTCAGCCCGTTCACCGCAGTGGCAATCGCCTCCCAGCGCACGCTGTCCGGGAACACAAACGAGAAGTCGCGTTCCACCGCCTGGTAGCGCGAAAGCTCGCGGACTATCGGCTGTCTGAGGCCACTCCGCAGCAACTCCTGCCCTGCAACCGCGGCGATCACGCAGCTCTGCCGCAGCTTTCGCTTGTGCAACTCCTCCGCGCTCAACTCACCAAACACTGCAACAGGCTTCCCATCCAGCAGCGCTCGCGCGCCGCGGCGCGGCGCAATCCACTTTGGCAGCCCGTTCGTATCGAACGACACAGCGCCCGCAAACCTGCCGAGCAACGTCTCCAGCGCGCCCTTGACCTCGAAAATTAAGGCATTGTCTGCACCGTGCAGCGCACTCGCAACAGCTCCACCAGCCGCGCCAATCGCCAGCCCGGTCTCTTCGTGCACCTCTGCGGTTGATCCCGTAAACACGGTTCCCATCTCGAACAGCCGCACCGTCGCGACGTCACGATGCAGGTTGTGCGCCAGCATCGTTGCCATCCCCGGCGCGAGCGACGGCCGCAGCATTCCGGCCTCCTCGCTCAGCGGATTTCCCATCGCCACCGTACCTGCTTGCGCGTCGGCAAACACCGCTGCCTCCTCGGCCGAAACAAACGTGCTCGAGATCGCCTCGCTGTATCCCAGCGCACGCATCGTCTCGCGAATCACGCGCTCCTGCTCCGCATGCGGCTGTTTGCGCACTGCGCCGGCCCATCCTGGCAGCGTGTCGGCAAAGCGGTTGTACCCATACACGCGCGCGACCTCTTCAATCAGGTCCACCTCGCGCTCCAGGTCCAGCCGCCAACTCGGCAGCTTCACCGCATACTCGCCCGCAACCGCGCGCGTCGGCTCCAGCTCACACCCCAGCGCCGTCAGCACCTGCTCGACGACCGCTTCATTCAACCCAGAGACGCGCCGCCCGCCTTCATGCACCGCGTCCTCCTGCGTCGTCCCGAGAATCCGCTGCACCTGGCTTACGCGCAACACGATGCGATCGCGTCCCGCCGTGCGCGCCTGCTGCTCCGGCACGATCACGTCTGCGAGCGGCCCCACAACGCCGCCGCCTGCCTGCTCGACCACCAGCCGCGTCACGAGATTGTTTCCGACCGGCGCTCCGTTGAAGTCCGCTCCGCGCTCAAACCTGTGGCTCGCGTCCGTATGCAGCCCGTGCCGCCGCGAACTCGCGCGAATCGCAGCCGGATCAAACCACGCCGCCTCCACCAGAATGTTCTTCGTCTCCTCCGTCACGCGCGAATCCCACCCGCCCATCACGCCTGCCAGCGACAGCGCCTTCACCTCATCCGCAATCACCAGGTCGTCGGCAGTCAGCGTGTGCTCGCTTCCATCCAGCAGCATCAGCTTCTCGCCGGCTTTAGCGCGCCGCACCACAATCCCGCCCTCAAGCTTGTCCAGGTCGAACACATGCGTTGGCTGCCCCATCGCCAGCCATCCGAAGTTGGTCGCATCCACCGGGCCCGAGATCGGCTTCTGTCCAATCGCGCCGAAATATTCGGCAATCACGCCATTTGCAGGCTTCACGCGCACACCGCGAATCACCCGCGCTGTAAATCGGCCGCACAGGTCCTTCGCCTCAATCCGCACCGGGAACGCCTCGCCCGCGCGCGCAGCCTGCACGGGCGCGCCCAGCTCTTCGCTCAGCGGCTTCAGCCCGGCGCCGTCCAGCACGTCTGAATAGATGGCCGCCGCCTCGCGCGCAATCCCATAGTGATTCATTGCGTCCACGCGGTTCGTCGTGATGTCCATCTCAAAGCGCGATCCGCCCGGCGTTTCTCCGATGGGGGCAGGGAAGATGCCTTCGACAGCAATGCCGCGCAGCGTCAGGTCTTCAGCCAACTGCGCATCGCTCACATTGAGCTCAGGCAAATACGAGCGGATCCACTTGGTCAAAATATTCATCGTGTCTTTCTTCTCTACCCCTTACCCTCTACCCTCTACGGCCTGCTTTACTCAGTCTTCCAATCATCACCCGGCATGATGCGTTTCATAAACTCGTCGAACAGCGGAACCGTAAACGCCGTCTCGCCATGGCCGGGGCTCCAGATCATGCCCTTGACGATCAGGCTCTGCCGCAAGGTTCCAAGGCCTGTTACCGACTTCTCAAGCAACGCCGCAATGTCTCCGGAGCGATGCGCTCCCGGCCCAAGCTCAGCCATGGCGCGGAGGTAGCGTTTCTCTGTCGGTGTAAGCCGGTCGAAGCGCACGCGGAAGAAGCTCTCATCCAGCGTTGCGATCGCCTCGATCGATGCACGGTCCACATTCTCACGCGTAATCGGTGATTCCGAAGCAATGTCCCACGCTCGATTTCCCCACTCCTGCAGAAAGTATGGATATCCTTGCGTTCGTTCGAGAATCGAGGCGACCGCGTCGTCCGTATAGGAGACGCCCGCGTCATCCGCCGGCTTCCGTATCGCTCGCTCGGCCTCTTCTGCAGAGAGCGGCCCAATCGTTGGGAACTCGAACAGCCGCTCCGCATAGGATTTCGCCTCACCTGCCAGCGCACGGAGCTGCGGCAGGCCTGCACCCACAATCGTGACCGGCAGTTGCCGTTGAATGCTGCGATGCAGCGCCGCAATCAGCGCTGCAAACTGGTCCTGAGGCAGATACTGCAGCTCGTCAATAAACAACACCACTGCGGTGCCCGCGCCCTTCGCCGCGCGCCCGACCTCCTCAATCAGGGCGGTCAGGTCCATCTCCAGATCGCCGTTGTCCGCCAGTCCCGGCTCCGGTATCGCGTCGAAGCCCACCTGAAGATCGTGGTACTTCACCCTGAGTGCCGTTGCGAACCCGGCGAGTGCGCGCAATCCCCGCGCGACCGCGTCCTTGGCGGCTTCCGTCCGGTTCAGGTGCAGCAGCGCAAGGCGTATTTGAGGAGCAAGAAGCGCCGGAAGCGACCTGTTCTCCGGTGTCTCCGATCGCACCGTGCAGATGCCTTCCGCCTCTGCGTCCCGCATGAGTTGGTCCAGCAATACCGTCTTGCCGACCCCGCGCAGCCCAACCATCAGCACGCTCTTGGCCGAGCGCCCGGCCCGAAGCCGGGCAAGCGCAATCCGCACCTGCTCTCGCAGCCGCTCGCGGCCGGCAAGCTCCGGTGGAGCACTCCCCGCGCCGGGCGAGTACGGATTGCGGACAGGATCCATGAAGAGAGTTTATAGGAAGATTAGTGAGTTTAAGTCTTCCGGCTTAAACCCAGTAACTTGGCTATAAGTAAGTCGGCTACGGCTTTCCAGATATGCCCTTAAATCAGTGCATTCCACCTGAATTGCGTGCGTTTAAGACACCTCAAAACCATTCAAAACCTACACAAACTGGTCCAGAAAGCGCACGTCCCCGCCATACAAAAGTCCAATATCGCTGATTCCATATTTCAT encodes:
- a CDS encoding CsbD family protein, coding for MKTIAWLAAGIGIGLAVYLIANPPELQYATGSDNLEGAARNAQGWGMKQRATGLGRNVAGRVKEGLGNLTGNPDLADEGLGDRIEGNVREGVGKVAQAAGQTLHDLNR
- a CDS encoding redoxin family protein, giving the protein MFQVRRLLIAGVFLFSAQVFLGQGSSGTAASGPTDADSYKTNPKWVDAMREGQQLLRARKPQFAKGEFNKANKIAGGACWDCLDGLYSAQMSEGDYKGAIETAEKMEGIATAPTVKSIAEYRRGEAILDKAGDKPKQDQLELAHAAFQQALTNFPKNLPAMFRDGEVLARLGKIDEAKACFGQCAALAKPSDPARLRAQHFAEDPMLSLKKRAPAFEVTALDGTRFNLDAMGGRVVLIDFWATWCGPCNAALPEVKRIAKDFAGEPLVIISVSWDSDEAKWQQFIQKNEMTWLQYRDADHSLSRAFGVEAIPHYFTIDSDGVLTAEMVGTDSDVEGRLKKLVAKARDAQKQRGEIAEQRSGAAAAPASGGQ
- the zapA gene encoding cell division protein ZapA, producing MPQLAELEPRDTATNPTPSQNLFAGQMARDDEERTLSEQLRTAAEMSRAEQAARDCGAVVVDIYDQVYQLRGTDAAHIEKLAGIVDAKMRAVSAQGTTVDSLRVAVLAALNIADELTALRARYDALAGNLNQQETSVRSRAGSLLGMLDEVLQERKAG
- the pheT gene encoding phenylalanine--tRNA ligase subunit beta; amino-acid sequence: MNILTKWIRSYLPELNVSDAQLAEDLTLRGIAVEGIFPAPIGETPGGSRFEMDITTNRVDAMNHYGIAREAAAIYSDVLDGAGLKPLSEELGAPVQAARAGEAFPVRIEAKDLCGRFTARVIRGVRVKPANGVIAEYFGAIGQKPISGPVDATNFGWLAMGQPTHVFDLDKLEGGIVVRRAKAGEKLMLLDGSEHTLTADDLVIADEVKALSLAGVMGGWDSRVTEETKNILVEAAWFDPAAIRASSRRHGLHTDASHRFERGADFNGAPVGNNLVTRLVVEQAGGGVVGPLADVIVPEQQARTAGRDRIVLRVSQVQRILGTTQEDAVHEGGRRVSGLNEAVVEQVLTALGCELEPTRAVAGEYAVKLPSWRLDLEREVDLIEEVARVYGYNRFADTLPGWAGAVRKQPHAEQERVIRETMRALGYSEAISSTFVSAEEAAVFADAQAGTVAMGNPLSEEAGMLRPSLAPGMATMLAHNLHRDVATVRLFEMGTVFTGSTAEVHEETGLAIGAAGGAVASALHGADNALIFEVKGALETLLGRFAGAVSFDTNGLPKWIAPRRGARALLDGKPVAVFGELSAEELHKRKLRQSCVIAAVAGQELLRSGLRQPIVRELSRYQAVERDFSFVFPDSVRWEAIATAVNGLKIPELRSVRPLEIFRDAKGKAVPVGSYSLLLRVVFQSGERTLTEEELTGASEKIVAALKALGGTQRA
- a CDS encoding ATP-binding protein; its protein translation is MDPVRNPYSPGAGSAPPELAGRERLREQVRIALARLRAGRSAKSVLMVGLRGVGKTVLLDQLMRDAEAEGICTVRSETPENRSLPALLAPQIRLALLHLNRTEAAKDAVARGLRALAGFATALRVKYHDLQVGFDAIPEPGLADNGDLEMDLTALIEEVGRAAKGAGTAVVLFIDELQYLPQDQFAALIAALHRSIQRQLPVTIVGAGLPQLRALAGEAKSYAERLFEFPTIGPLSAEEAERAIRKPADDAGVSYTDDAVASILERTQGYPYFLQEWGNRAWDIASESPITRENVDRASIEAIATLDESFFRVRFDRLTPTEKRYLRAMAELGPGAHRSGDIAALLEKSVTGLGTLRQSLIVKGMIWSPGHGETAFTVPLFDEFMKRIMPGDDWKTE